In Cervus elaphus chromosome 3, mCerEla1.1, whole genome shotgun sequence, the following proteins share a genomic window:
- the LOC122677886 gene encoding 6-pyruvoyl tetrahydrobiopterin synthase — protein sequence MNGAGSGPRRRARVSRLVSFSATHRLHSKSLSNEENLKLFGKCNNPNGHGHNYKVVVTVHGEIDPVTGMVMNLTDLKECMEEAIMKPLDHKNLDLDVPYFADIVSTTENVAVYIWENLQKFLPVGVLYKVKVYETDNNIVVYKGE from the coding sequence ATGAACGGGGCAGGGTCGGGCCCTCGCCGGCGGGCGCGAGTGTCCCGCCTCGTCTCCTTCAGCGCGACCCACCGCCTGCACAGCAAATCTCTTAGTAATGAAGAAAACTTGAAATTATTTGGGAAGTGCAACAACCCAAATGGCCATGGGCACAATTATAAAGTTGTGGTGACAGTACATGGAGAGATTGATCCTGTTACAGGAATGGTCATGAATTTGACGGACCTCAAGGAGTGTATGGAGGAGGCGATTATGAAGCCCCTTGATCATAAGAATCTGGATCTAGATGTGCCGTATTTTGCAGACATTGTAAGCACAACAGAAAATGTAGCCGTATATATCTGGGAAAACCTCCAGAAATTTCTTCCTGTGGGAGTTCTTTATAAAGTAAAAGTATATGAAACTGACAATAATATTGTAGTCTATAAAGGAGAATAA